From Labilithrix sp., a single genomic window includes:
- the cas10 gene encoding type III-B CRISPR-associated protein Cas10/Cmr2: MTAHLLLVTLGPVQDFIAQARRTRDLWYGSYLLSELGRAAARALVDGGAKLVFPSLATGDPQLVTCLAPLRDDNTPPQNIANKLLAEVPEGIEPQQLAKAARKAVADCWRDQVAAPVKRKCSGLLAQNIDPVWNEQIDSFLEFAASWLPLGGYAATRRQLEQAVAGRKLLRDFDPWTQGRGNVPKSSLDGARESVLLPPRQRAIDNAGRYRIADGEQLDAVGLVKRAGGEPDQFVPVVNVTLASWLSRASQVASTELAALETACRNAGVSRVARTDLPCVSPFAFDGSVLLQSRWRSVFDEQGLQGDPEAWGRRHVRPLFRKLDEPYPYVACLVADGDRMGRAIDSLGSADAHRAFSKALAGFADAARKVVEQQHRGALVYAGGDDVLAFVSLPEALACSDALRTAFESAMDTACGSLAPDKRPTLSVGLGIGHVMESMGDLLTLGRQAEREAKRDRNALAVLVDKRSGGSRVWHAQWSTHPVRKLNEAAMLLRDRIPARKVYEIASILRRLPKPDDASGDGWPRVLALDVKRSLSRIEGADLRPEGVGLSLDPNTGYAALYAQIEAWVARLLIARTFERAAIRERRSPEGAA; this comes from the coding sequence ATGACCGCGCATCTGCTCCTCGTCACGCTCGGTCCGGTGCAGGACTTCATCGCGCAGGCACGACGCACGCGCGATCTCTGGTACGGCAGCTACCTGCTCTCGGAGCTAGGGCGAGCCGCTGCGCGGGCTCTCGTCGATGGCGGCGCGAAGCTCGTCTTCCCGTCGCTCGCTACCGGGGACCCGCAGCTCGTCACGTGCCTCGCGCCGCTGCGCGACGACAACACACCGCCGCAGAACATCGCGAACAAGCTCCTGGCCGAGGTGCCGGAGGGCATCGAGCCGCAGCAGCTCGCGAAGGCCGCTCGTAAGGCCGTGGCGGACTGCTGGCGTGACCAGGTCGCAGCCCCCGTGAAGAGGAAGTGCTCGGGGCTCCTCGCCCAGAACATCGACCCGGTGTGGAACGAGCAGATCGACAGCTTCCTCGAGTTCGCCGCGAGCTGGCTACCGCTCGGCGGGTACGCAGCGACGCGCCGTCAGCTCGAGCAGGCCGTCGCTGGCCGCAAGCTGCTGCGCGACTTCGACCCTTGGACGCAGGGGCGCGGCAACGTGCCAAAGTCGAGCCTCGACGGCGCGCGCGAGTCGGTCCTCCTGCCTCCTCGCCAACGCGCGATCGACAACGCTGGACGCTACCGCATCGCCGACGGCGAGCAGCTCGACGCGGTGGGGCTGGTGAAGCGCGCAGGTGGTGAGCCGGACCAGTTCGTGCCCGTGGTGAACGTCACGCTGGCCTCGTGGCTCTCGCGCGCGAGCCAGGTGGCATCGACCGAGCTCGCTGCCCTCGAGACGGCGTGCCGAAACGCAGGCGTCTCGCGTGTCGCGCGCACGGATCTGCCGTGCGTGTCGCCCTTCGCCTTCGACGGTAGCGTCTTGCTCCAGAGCCGTTGGCGCTCCGTCTTCGACGAGCAGGGACTTCAAGGTGACCCGGAAGCGTGGGGCCGTCGGCACGTCAGGCCTCTCTTCCGAAAGCTCGACGAACCGTATCCCTACGTCGCCTGCCTCGTCGCCGACGGCGATCGCATGGGGCGCGCCATCGACAGCCTCGGCTCCGCAGACGCGCACCGTGCGTTCTCCAAGGCTCTCGCGGGCTTCGCCGACGCGGCGCGCAAGGTGGTCGAACAGCAGCATCGCGGCGCGCTCGTCTACGCAGGTGGCGACGACGTGCTCGCCTTCGTGTCGCTGCCCGAAGCGCTCGCTTGCTCCGACGCGCTGCGCACAGCCTTCGAGAGCGCGATGGACACGGCGTGCGGCTCGCTCGCGCCGGACAAACGCCCGACCTTGTCGGTGGGCCTCGGGATCGGCCACGTCATGGAGAGCATGGGCGACCTGCTCACGCTCGGACGTCAGGCCGAACGCGAGGCGAAGCGTGATCGCAACGCCCTCGCGGTGCTCGTCGACAAGCGCTCCGGCGGCTCGCGCGTGTGGCACGCGCAGTGGAGCACCCACCCCGTCCGCAAGCTGAACGAGGCGGCCATGCTGCTCCGCGACCGCATCCCCGCACGCAAGGTCTACGAGATCGCCAGCATCCTCAGGCGCCTGCCCAAGCCCGACGACGCGAGCGGTGACGGCTGGCCGCGTGTGCTCGCGCTCGACGTCAAACGCTCGCTCTCTCGGATCGAAGGCGCGGACCTGCGCCCCGAAGG
- the cmr1 gene encoding type III-B CRISPR module RAMP protein Cmr1 produces the protein MTATKPPAYANLPAAKPRAARGGPELRELRVRLEVVTPIMGGSHQTRAIDDVDVIRVPSVRGHLRFWWRALYAAQYANPTALYERESVLWGRAANDDGGRSAVEIRGNVERVGGTDSSEVRLFSSRDQQATPGAYALWPARAETAPRRRPGTQFQLTLKVPAADEAEVKNALRAWILFGGYGGRTRRGLGSLKVLEDASSWLPSAGTRQALTGLFGRDVFEPSTRTPCDVPWFGGAAIHVGRTDRNAQTAWTTALDWLKEFRQGTTGQQGSRAREPGTGKAQPQRPSISNWPEADKIRLIKNKTTAHAPRHNATAAWPRAGFGLPIIGQFQKTDRNNNRNGYDEPGPFELRWRAGNVEHDRLASPLIVKALPLDDGTFAPCALWLNRAHPTNGEVVLRNTNNSQAPFDRLVASGDTARFSALANKTSLRQAFLDWLHSKYQTTVVAP, from the coding sequence ATGACCGCAACGAAGCCTCCTGCCTACGCCAATCTCCCTGCGGCCAAGCCGCGCGCCGCGCGTGGCGGGCCTGAGCTGCGTGAGCTGCGCGTTCGGCTGGAGGTCGTCACGCCGATCATGGGTGGCAGCCACCAGACACGCGCCATCGACGATGTCGACGTGATCCGCGTGCCGTCGGTGCGCGGGCACCTGCGCTTCTGGTGGCGGGCCCTGTACGCCGCGCAGTACGCGAATCCGACCGCCTTGTACGAGCGCGAGAGTGTCTTGTGGGGTCGCGCAGCGAACGATGATGGTGGGCGGTCGGCGGTGGAGATCCGCGGCAACGTCGAGCGGGTCGGAGGCACGGACAGCAGCGAGGTCCGACTGTTCTCGAGCCGAGACCAGCAGGCGACGCCGGGCGCCTACGCGCTCTGGCCTGCGCGCGCGGAGACGGCACCTCGTCGCCGACCCGGCACCCAATTCCAGCTCACGCTCAAGGTGCCCGCCGCCGACGAGGCCGAGGTCAAGAACGCCCTGCGCGCGTGGATTCTCTTTGGCGGCTACGGCGGGCGTACGCGACGCGGGCTCGGAAGCCTCAAGGTGCTGGAGGACGCAAGCTCGTGGTTGCCGTCTGCCGGGACGCGCCAAGCGCTGACGGGCCTGTTCGGGCGCGACGTCTTCGAGCCCTCCACGAGGACGCCATGCGATGTGCCGTGGTTCGGAGGGGCCGCCATCCATGTGGGCCGCACGGATCGCAACGCGCAGACGGCGTGGACGACGGCGCTCGACTGGCTGAAGGAGTTCCGCCAAGGCACGACTGGCCAGCAAGGGAGCCGCGCCCGCGAACCCGGAACCGGCAAGGCCCAGCCGCAACGCCCTTCGATCTCGAACTGGCCCGAGGCAGACAAGATTCGGCTCATCAAGAACAAGACGACCGCGCACGCGCCTCGGCACAACGCGACGGCCGCATGGCCGCGCGCTGGGTTTGGGCTGCCGATCATCGGTCAGTTCCAGAAGACCGACCGCAACAACAATCGCAACGGCTACGACGAGCCGGGCCCTTTCGAGCTGCGCTGGCGCGCGGGCAACGTCGAGCACGATCGCCTCGCGAGCCCGCTCATCGTGAAGGCGCTGCCGCTCGACGACGGGACCTTCGCGCCGTGCGCGCTGTGGCTGAACCGCGCGCATCCCACGAACGGCGAGGTGGTGCTGCGCAACACGAACAATTCGCAGGCCCCGTTTGATCGCTTGGTGGCCAGCGGTGATACCGCGCGCTTCTCGGCGCTCGCGAACAAGACCAGCCTTCGCCAAGCGTTCCTCGATTGGCTCCACAGCAAGTACCAGACGACGGTGGTGGCCCCATGA
- a CDS encoding ATP-binding protein — translation MPLLPWREVITPHPDVLEGSFQEASFAADLTKVALGVASPEYQDPEKFFERTVITEGMSLLLQSVLKRLTGKGGDPVVQLQTAFGGGKTHTMMAVMHVAGGKVPAKKMLGIPELLDKARVKELVKAHIAILDGNALSPSHPQEHGKVKANTLWGELAWQLGGEDGYELVAASDKDGTSPGKDVLSKLFEKFGPSIVLMDETVAYIRQLEPNKSYKGGTYNSNLSFLQALTEAASRVPNAMVLASLPESDMEIGDQRAENVLAAVQKYFGRIEAVWKPVGTDEAFEIVRRRLFGPVQSDKARDEVCRAFADVYAQDAEKFPAEARDGAYLRRLKASFPIHPEVFARLYEDWSTLPKFQRTRGVLRLMARLVHSLWRGDNRDLLILPGSIPLDDLNVRNELVKYLPAGWDPIVDKDIDGANAEPRLIDDSTPALGSMQACRRAARTIFLGSAPSVSGQKVRGIGIERVRLGCVQPGHSVSKYDDALRRLNDRLHYMYSGNDRFWFDQRPNLRREMEDRMQRYDNKLHVYPEVQERLEKVVKSGLCSAVHVFREAKDIPDKVDLRLVVLDPDQGHKRKDPESRAVKSAEAILSKHGDKPREFQNRVLFLAPDANSTQTLRDQVRRFLAWQSIVEDADQLNLDKHHEKEAKKNRDEAAARVDASIRETYRLLLVPMQDPEAENGLSTIHWEDEALQLSGSSYDKAIETTTREREWVIRGWAPPHLAALLSKWFWKDDRPTVSMNKVWFDTCRYLYMPRLSSADVFTKTVTDGIAHKDWFAYAGAEKDGNLEGLLFGTSAGGVYLNDTAVLVRSDAAEAAIAKAQPAPRRTPAPFPAAGGSGTSGSSDRPPPSTSTGTARTPSKPAASATFSRFHGSIDVKTDDPIGHFAEVVQNVIEHFTAQYGTEVTISIDVSAKSRSGFDVKTVRVVRENASTLKFKIADFEVE, via the coding sequence ATGCCCCTTCTCCCCTGGCGCGAAGTCATCACCCCGCATCCCGACGTGCTCGAAGGCAGCTTCCAAGAGGCATCCTTCGCGGCCGACCTCACGAAGGTCGCGCTCGGCGTCGCGTCGCCCGAGTACCAGGATCCCGAGAAGTTCTTCGAGCGCACGGTCATCACCGAGGGCATGAGCCTTCTTCTTCAGTCTGTCCTCAAGCGCCTGACGGGGAAGGGGGGCGATCCCGTGGTGCAGCTCCAGACCGCATTCGGCGGTGGCAAGACGCACACGATGATGGCGGTGATGCACGTCGCCGGCGGCAAGGTCCCGGCGAAGAAGATGCTCGGCATCCCCGAGCTCCTCGACAAAGCGCGTGTGAAGGAGCTCGTGAAGGCGCACATCGCGATCCTCGACGGCAACGCGCTATCGCCGTCGCACCCCCAAGAGCACGGGAAGGTGAAGGCGAACACCCTCTGGGGCGAGCTCGCCTGGCAGCTCGGCGGCGAGGACGGCTACGAGCTCGTCGCCGCGTCGGACAAGGACGGGACGTCGCCCGGTAAAGACGTCTTGAGCAAGTTGTTCGAGAAGTTTGGGCCCTCGATCGTCCTTATGGACGAGACCGTCGCCTACATCCGCCAGCTCGAGCCGAACAAGAGCTACAAGGGCGGCACCTACAACTCGAACCTCTCCTTCCTCCAGGCCCTCACGGAGGCGGCGTCCCGCGTCCCGAACGCGATGGTGCTGGCCTCGCTTCCCGAGAGCGACATGGAGATCGGCGATCAGCGTGCCGAGAACGTGCTCGCCGCCGTGCAGAAGTACTTCGGCCGCATCGAGGCGGTCTGGAAGCCCGTGGGCACGGACGAGGCCTTCGAGATCGTGCGCCGCCGCCTGTTCGGTCCAGTGCAGAGCGACAAGGCGCGCGACGAGGTCTGCCGGGCCTTCGCCGACGTCTACGCGCAGGATGCGGAGAAGTTCCCGGCCGAGGCCCGCGACGGCGCGTACCTCCGGCGGTTGAAGGCGAGCTTTCCGATCCATCCCGAGGTCTTCGCGCGCCTCTACGAGGACTGGTCGACGCTCCCGAAGTTCCAGCGCACGCGCGGCGTGCTCCGGCTCATGGCCAGGCTCGTTCACTCCCTCTGGCGCGGCGACAACCGCGACCTCCTGATCCTTCCCGGATCCATCCCGCTCGACGACCTCAACGTCCGCAACGAGCTCGTGAAGTACTTGCCGGCCGGATGGGACCCGATCGTCGACAAGGATATCGACGGCGCGAACGCCGAGCCGCGCCTCATCGACGACAGCACACCGGCCCTCGGCAGCATGCAGGCGTGCCGCCGCGCCGCTCGGACCATCTTCCTCGGAAGCGCGCCGTCGGTCTCCGGACAGAAGGTGCGCGGCATCGGCATCGAACGCGTGCGGCTCGGGTGTGTTCAGCCGGGTCACTCCGTCTCGAAGTACGACGACGCCCTCCGCCGGTTGAACGATCGCCTCCACTACATGTACTCGGGCAACGACCGCTTCTGGTTCGACCAGCGCCCGAACCTCCGCCGCGAGATGGAGGACCGCATGCAGCGCTACGACAACAAGCTGCACGTCTACCCGGAGGTGCAAGAGCGCCTCGAGAAGGTGGTGAAGAGCGGTCTCTGCTCGGCGGTGCACGTCTTCCGCGAGGCGAAGGACATCCCTGACAAGGTCGATCTCCGCCTCGTCGTCCTCGACCCCGACCAGGGCCACAAGCGCAAGGACCCCGAGAGCCGCGCGGTGAAGAGCGCCGAGGCGATCCTCTCGAAGCACGGCGACAAGCCGCGCGAGTTCCAGAACCGCGTCCTCTTCCTCGCGCCTGATGCGAACTCCACGCAGACGCTCCGCGACCAGGTTCGCCGGTTCCTCGCCTGGCAGTCGATCGTCGAAGACGCCGACCAGCTCAACCTCGACAAGCACCACGAGAAGGAGGCGAAGAAGAATCGCGACGAGGCCGCGGCGCGCGTCGACGCGAGCATCCGCGAGACCTACCGCCTGCTCCTCGTCCCCATGCAGGACCCGGAGGCGGAGAACGGCCTCTCGACCATTCACTGGGAGGACGAAGCCCTCCAGCTTTCGGGCTCGTCCTACGACAAGGCCATCGAGACCACCACGCGCGAGCGCGAGTGGGTGATCAGAGGATGGGCGCCGCCGCACCTCGCCGCCCTTCTGTCGAAGTGGTTCTGGAAAGACGATCGCCCGACCGTCTCGATGAACAAGGTGTGGTTCGACACCTGCCGCTACCTCTACATGCCGCGCCTCTCGTCGGCCGACGTCTTCACGAAGACGGTGACGGACGGCATCGCCCACAAGGACTGGTTCGCCTACGCGGGCGCCGAGAAGGACGGGAACCTCGAAGGCCTGCTCTTCGGCACGTCCGCCGGCGGCGTCTACCTCAACGACACCGCCGTGCTCGTCCGCTCCGACGCCGCCGAGGCAGCCATCGCCAAGGCGCAGCCGGCACCCCGCAGAACGCCTGCGCCGTTTCCGGCGGCCGGCGGCAGCGGCACGAGCGGGAGCAGCGACCGCCCCCCGCCTTCAACTTCAACAGGTACGGCGAGGACCCCATCGAAGCCCGCCGCCTCGGCGACCTTCAGCAGGTTCCACGGCTCGATCGACGTGAAGACAGACGACCCCATCGGCCACTTCGCCGAGGTCGTCCAGAACGTCATCGAGCACTTCACCGCGCAGTACGGCACGGAGGTCACAATCTCGATCGACGTTTCCGCGAAGAGCCGCAGCGGCTTCGACGTGAAGACCGTGCGCGTCGTTCGGGAGAACGCCTCGACGTTGAAGTTCAAGATCGCCGACTTCGAGGTGGAGTGA
- a CDS encoding DUF1156 domain-containing protein, whose amino-acid sequence MTLPKIIAPKKLIEVALPLDEINKAAAREKSIRHGHPSTLHLWWARRPLAAARAVLFAQLVNDPSWKYTDEELKKNQIKGAITKKRNELFKLITELVQWENTTNEDVLERARKEIRASWKETCEANKNHPNAKTLFDPNKLPAFHDPFAGGGAIPLEAQRLGLEAHASDLNPVAVLINKAMIEIPPKFAGRPPVGPIPKGEKQTKAKAAEDWSGAKGLAEDVRRYGAWMREEAEKRIGHLYPKVEITKEMAKDRPDLKPLVGQKFTVIAWLWARTVKSPNPAYGEVEVPLASCFVLASQAGNSAYVEPVVEKKSYRFAVHAGPAPAWAQVGTKLGRGANFRCIMSDVPITPEHVKSEASAGRMKERLMAVVAEGDHGRVYLSPTDEIECLARSATPSWRPGQELPKNPRWFSPPDYGLRTYGELFTARQVVALSTFADLVQDVVGRCRADGVSAGFEDDDRPLEAGGRGARAYGEAVALLLGFTVSRLADRSSNICTWDIRDGQGRKPGVRNVFSRQAIPMSWDFAEANPFSGIAASSDSAVDRVVDVLKRLTPGPAGEAVLADAQSQERTKLKVCSTDPPYYDNIGYADLSDFFYVWLRKGLSPVFPELFATLAVPKAEELVATPYRHGGKKEAEAFFLAGMTRALHNLAESGRPDFPTTIYYAFKQSDTKGDEGTSSTGWETFLQALLDAGFGLTGTWPMRTELSNRLVGSGTNALASSIVLVCRPRAAAATTVARKDFLRQLERELPKHLAEMTADPEAAVAPVDLPQAVIGPGMAIFSRYKAVLEADGSPMSVHSALIHINKAVDAYFGEDDDLDPDTRFCVHWFGLFGFSAGLFGDADKLARAKGTAVDGVVEAGVLDATKGKVRLLRIKEYPKKWDPTKDDRVPVWEACHQMCRALGESEHEAGTLLARMPEKQDAIRQLAYRLYTLCERNKWAEEARPYNELITSWPAIVEESHKVGHKGTQLGLLGGDA is encoded by the coding sequence ATGACGCTGCCGAAGATCATTGCCCCGAAGAAGCTCATCGAGGTCGCGCTCCCGCTCGACGAGATCAACAAGGCCGCCGCGCGCGAGAAGTCGATCCGCCACGGTCACCCGTCGACGCTGCACCTCTGGTGGGCGCGCCGGCCTCTGGCGGCGGCGCGCGCGGTGCTCTTCGCCCAGCTCGTGAACGATCCGTCGTGGAAGTACACGGACGAAGAACTGAAGAAGAACCAGATCAAGGGCGCGATCACGAAGAAGAGGAACGAGCTCTTCAAGCTGATCACCGAGCTCGTACAGTGGGAGAACACGACGAACGAGGACGTCCTCGAGCGCGCGCGCAAGGAGATCCGCGCGTCGTGGAAGGAGACGTGCGAGGCGAACAAGAACCACCCGAACGCCAAGACGCTCTTCGACCCGAACAAGCTCCCGGCCTTCCATGATCCTTTCGCGGGTGGCGGAGCGATCCCGCTGGAGGCCCAGCGCCTCGGGCTCGAAGCGCATGCCAGCGACTTGAACCCGGTGGCCGTCCTCATCAACAAGGCGATGATCGAGATCCCGCCGAAGTTCGCTGGACGCCCGCCGGTGGGGCCCATTCCGAAGGGCGAGAAGCAGACGAAGGCAAAGGCTGCCGAGGACTGGTCGGGCGCCAAGGGGCTCGCAGAGGACGTCCGGCGCTACGGCGCCTGGATGCGTGAGGAGGCCGAGAAGCGGATCGGACACCTCTATCCGAAGGTCGAGATCACGAAGGAGATGGCCAAGGACCGGCCGGACCTGAAGCCGCTCGTGGGCCAGAAGTTTACGGTCATCGCGTGGCTCTGGGCGAGGACAGTGAAGAGCCCGAACCCGGCGTACGGAGAAGTCGAGGTGCCGCTCGCATCGTGCTTCGTGCTCGCATCGCAAGCGGGCAACTCGGCGTATGTGGAGCCCGTTGTTGAGAAGAAGTCCTACCGCTTCGCTGTCCACGCCGGTCCAGCACCAGCGTGGGCGCAAGTGGGGACGAAGCTCGGTCGCGGCGCGAACTTCCGCTGCATCATGTCCGACGTGCCGATCACGCCCGAACATGTGAAGTCCGAAGCGTCAGCCGGGAGGATGAAGGAACGGCTAATGGCGGTGGTCGCGGAAGGCGACCACGGACGGGTCTATCTCTCGCCAACCGACGAGATTGAATGCCTCGCGCGGAGTGCAACGCCGTCTTGGCGTCCTGGTCAAGAGCTGCCGAAGAATCCTCGTTGGTTCTCGCCTCCCGACTACGGCCTCCGTACATATGGCGAGCTCTTCACCGCACGCCAAGTTGTGGCGCTCAGTACCTTCGCCGACTTGGTCCAAGATGTGGTTGGGAGATGCCGTGCTGATGGCGTAAGTGCTGGCTTCGAGGACGACGACCGGCCCCTCGAAGCGGGCGGACGCGGTGCGCGAGCGTATGGCGAGGCGGTTGCGCTGCTGCTCGGCTTTACGGTAAGTCGACTCGCCGACCGTTCCTCAAACATCTGTACGTGGGACATCAGAGACGGGCAGGGTAGGAAGCCCGGAGTTCGGAATGTGTTCTCGCGGCAAGCGATCCCCATGTCGTGGGACTTTGCCGAGGCCAACCCTTTCTCTGGGATAGCTGCAAGTTCGGACAGTGCAGTCGACCGAGTCGTGGACGTCTTGAAGCGCCTCACACCCGGCCCGGCTGGAGAAGCGGTCCTCGCTGACGCTCAGTCTCAGGAGCGTACAAAGCTGAAGGTTTGCTCCACGGATCCACCCTATTACGACAATATCGGGTACGCGGATCTGTCGGACTTCTTCTACGTGTGGCTTCGGAAGGGTCTGAGCCCTGTGTTCCCCGAGCTGTTCGCGACGCTCGCTGTTCCGAAGGCCGAAGAACTTGTCGCGACGCCATACCGCCACGGCGGGAAGAAGGAAGCGGAAGCGTTCTTTCTCGCCGGAATGACGCGTGCGCTCCACAACCTGGCGGAGAGTGGTCGGCCGGACTTCCCGACCACCATCTATTACGCTTTCAAGCAGTCGGACACGAAGGGGGACGAGGGAACATCGAGCACCGGCTGGGAGACGTTTCTTCAGGCCCTCCTTGATGCTGGGTTCGGTCTCACGGGGACATGGCCGATGCGCACGGAGCTCTCGAATCGCCTCGTCGGCTCCGGCACGAACGCGTTGGCTTCGAGCATCGTTCTGGTGTGCCGGCCGCGCGCCGCTGCAGCCACAACGGTGGCTCGCAAAGACTTCCTCCGCCAGCTCGAGCGCGAGCTGCCGAAGCACCTCGCGGAGATGACCGCCGACCCGGAAGCCGCCGTCGCACCTGTCGATCTCCCGCAAGCAGTCATCGGTCCCGGAATGGCGATCTTCTCGAGGTACAAGGCCGTCCTCGAAGCCGATGGTTCGCCGATGAGCGTGCATAGTGCCCTCATCCACATCAACAAGGCAGTCGACGCCTACTTCGGGGAGGACGACGATCTCGACCCAGACACGCGATTCTGCGTCCATTGGTTCGGGTTGTTCGGGTTCAGCGCCGGACTCTTCGGGGATGCGGACAAGCTCGCGCGCGCGAAGGGGACCGCCGTTGATGGTGTCGTTGAAGCCGGTGTCCTCGACGCAACAAAAGGCAAGGTTCGCCTCCTTCGCATCAAGGAGTACCCGAAGAAGTGGGACCCCACGAAGGACGACCGCGTTCCCGTCTGGGAAGCCTGCCACCAGATGTGCCGCGCGCTCGGTGAGAGCGAGCACGAGGCCGGCACGCTCCTCGCGCGCATGCCCGAGAAGCAGGACGCCATCCGCCAGCTCGCCTATCGCCTCTACACGCTCTGCGAACGGAACAAGTGGGCGGAAGAAGCCCGCCCCTACAACGAGCTCATCACGTCGTGGCCTGCGATCGTCGAAGAGAGCCACAAGGTCGGCCACAAGGGCACCCAGCTCGGCCTTCTCGGAGGCGACGCGTGA